Part of the Cyprinus carpio isolate SPL01 chromosome A12, ASM1834038v1, whole genome shotgun sequence genome, ATTGATCCTATAAAAAAGCAAACTTGTGGAGCTTTTTGAAACATGCTCTTGAAATAACTTCCCTTTTCCCCTCCCTCTCTTAGAAATAAATTCCTGCATCATCATTAtgcttttctgaaataaaaaatctgcttTCAGTATCCACAAGCAGTTGCAAATATCACATGAATTACTGATACATATATATTGGGTTTTCTGTCAAAGATTACAACATACAAAAATTGTAACATCTTGTGAAATCAAGCAACTTTTTACACTCTATTTCCATTACAAGTACAATGCTGTTACATTTAATGAATCTCAATGAGAAAATATATCTTCTGAATGGCACTAGTAAATCCTGAGTACAGCatgattgtaataaaaaaaaaaagtaacattacattaaaacaatagtttgcctaaaaattacattttgctgaaaaatttctcaccctcaggacatccaagatgtagatgcgtttgtttattcatcagaaccaatttggagaaatgtagcattacatcacttgttcaccaatggatcctctgcagtgaatgggtgccgtcagaatgagtgtccaaacagctgataaaaacatcacagtaatccacaagtaatctacacaaCTGCAatctatcaattaatgtcttgtgaactgaaataaatttgcatttgtataaaaaaaatccatcattaagatgttttaacttccaTTATATTgccttctccagtgaaaaggtcttatctgattcaggagagaaatatgcacccATTAAgcacatttacaagtgaaaaccgTTCATACcagttctgaacaaatatgttATGAATGACTTTTTTTActggggggaagtcgtggcctaatggttagagagtttgaatcctaaccctaaggttgtgggttcgagtctcgggccggcaataccatgactgaggtgcccttgaggaaGGCACCGAACCACCAGCTGCTCCCGGGGGCCgctgcataaatggctgcccactgctccgggtgtgtgtttacggtgtgtgtgtgtgttcactgctgtgtgtgtgcactttggatgggattaaatgcagagcacaaattctgagtatgggtcaccatacttggctgtgtcacgtcactttcactttttttccctttttttccccttttttcattatggatagaggacttttatttaatggtttaaactttaaatgccttaatgatggaccCATCTACTCAAAGTCATGCACATCTTGCACGGCCTGAAGATAAACTTTCAGCAaacgttttcagcacttttgagtgaactattgctttaagattAAACAAACATAGTATCTATAATTACATAGTGTAAATTACAATGCCAAATCATCAGAGAATTTCAAGACGTGATGTTGTTTTGCGAAATCTCGCTTCCAGTAATCCTGGACcagatttgattaaataaaaaaataattacgtAAAACTAGCAATCTGGATTGTAACAAAGTGAATGAGAGAACAATGACGCACAATATTTCTCAATAGATTCTCTCATAACTACTGAAGTTATAGTCTTTCTCCCACAAATAACCCCATCAGAAGTTCTTTAATTTTTCTGTAGTTGTAGGAACCATCAATGCATAAATGGACTGAATAATGTGCTAGGTGATCAGTGTTTACAAATACACTTGTGGCAGCACTCTACATCGAGTGGTTACAGAGCAGTTAACACATGGACCCAGTGGTCAGAAAGGTTTGCCTAGACACACTGTGAAACCACAGCTGAGGTTTCTACTGCTCTTAAACTCAAATGAACTCTTTAAAAATATGGAAGTGGTTTTAGTATGATTCAGCTAGTCATGGCTTATTTAAACATCTAATGTGTTTCTATTTACGTTAAATTTTCAGGTTGTTGTTTTCAACAGCTAATCATGACAAATGCAAATGACTTGGCAGATTGAGAAGTGAAGTATTACTGTAAGATTATATGTTCATGAGCTGCAGGGGAGCTGTACTTTATAAATCATGGATAAAAAATgatccatacattttttttcttctgtaacaTTGCACAGATgcttcatttataataatatttgcaaGAACTGTATTTCTAAATGAGACATCAGTCCCCATGACATCTTAAAATAGtgtaatttatgcatttgaatgaaGAAATCACTGATGTTTTGGTGCTAAATGGCTCAGTTTACCACATTTTACTTTGATGTGTCCTCTTGGCAGGCTTTGGGAAATGTTACTATGACTACATCCGTCAGAGTATCCCATAATCTGTTTGCAGACTCTGGTTCTGTGTGAAAAATTAAACTGATACAAGATCATTTCCCCACTTTATTATTGCACATGTAAggaattgtaaataaattgtgcaccaaaaagtatttggacactttgaACCACCATTAAGAATTTAAAGGTGGAAGCTATTccaagaggtgtgtgtgtgtgtgtgtgtgggtatatatatatatatatatatatatatatatatatataaagagagagagagagagagagagagagagagagagagagagagagggagagagagagtatatttataatgtataccATGAGTCAGGGGGCAAAAAAATATTAGCAGGGTTgagaacactttttgtttttgcaagaGTAACATTTCAGCTTAATTTTGACCCAATTCCATTTTATCTGAAAACTTTTAATGCTCAGCTGTAAGTTAGTATGTTTGCATTTCAGAAGCAGTGAGTTCAGCCCTGTCAGAGTTAAAGGCTTTGACATTGTGTtaccttttttcttctttataaaaatatattttgctggCAGCCCTTGTAAATCGGGAACACATTGAAGTATTATTTATGCTTAAGCTTATATCTTGATAAAGCTTGCCTGGAGACTGTTTTCTGTGCACAAACCCAAAGAGGTATAAAAACAGCTAGTGAATGACAGGGAAAGGACATAGGCTACAATCAGTCTAGGCCCGTTGTGGACATTGTGATCTTCATGATGACAGGATGAAAAGAAGAGTCACAATAAATCTCAGAAGTATtccatcctgtttgttttctctttgcCAAAGTGGTTTCTAAGCTTGAATGACTGGCGGACACAATGTATCAGAGTAGCATTAAAAGTTGTTGCTTAACCAGTGTCATGCAAACTGACATATTTACTATCCTTTGCTTAACATAATCAACAGAGAGATGCAGAACATTCAGTATGCCAGAAATAAGAAATATCATTTCAAGGCGTTTGTTTGTTTGGGCTCCCTCAAGAGGGCAGTGTTCGTACAAAGCGATGCATTTAATGTGAGACAGTTATGTGCCATAAAGCATCTGCATCTTGTTCCCGTcacactgtttattcatattcatcTTTCATTTTTACTGTCAGACTGCAAATGTGTCCCTAATATATTTGCACGTAAACAAAGGAAGCcaaaacaaaagatttcaaataagtATATGAACGTTTCTGCACTGATTAAACTTATTACAAGTCAGTCACAGCACGTAAATGTCGCCAAATAGGctaccaaaacaaacacaagttaCGTGCGCGCGCTTTCCTTGTTTAAAAAcgttaatttaaatttaagtcattgtacagtttgcacactgtttctaagaataaataaataaacagtaggcTATACAAAAATTATTGAAAGTAATTATAAGTGTCCAAACTTCCGACTGGCTGTTTTAGGTTTGATCTATAAGTAAAGACAATAGAAAACGAGACAGTATGAAACAGCAGTAAAGACATGCTGTCTCATTTCTGGTGAAAAACAGATGACTTTTCTCTCTCCCAAGTTGACCTTACACTTCTGCGCGTGCCCCTTCCTCCCTATCAGTTTCTGAATGAGCGGCTCTGCCTAAATCCCTCCCACTTGCGCTAAATTATCTGGGTTTTTGCTAAACCTGTGGTACTTTAAAAAGGCAAGCCTCTCACGAGGAGAAGAAATCCGGTAAGAGTTTGCCCGCTGAACGTCTCGTTCTCTATTGCAGTATGCAGGTGTCTCTAGCGCTCGTGCACTGCAGCGCGCGGCTGTTGCTGCTACTGGGATGTTTCACAGCTGCGCACGGATGGAGAGCTTTAAAAAATGATGCGACAGAAATTATACCTGAATACACGGAGGACACGAATAGACCCGAGGAGCAGATACAACTTTCTGACAACAACACAATGAACCGAGCTAAGAACGGAGGAAGGAGGTCATCAGCCAACTCACGTACTTATAGTAAGTAAAAAGAAAATGGATTTTTAATTAATAGCATTGAGCTCTATCAAAGCAGATCAACACCAACCCAAACATGTACTTGTCAAAatgtaatagatttttttcttttaagattaTTTGTGGGTTATTTCCCTTAAAAATTGGGCCGTATCAATCAACATCAACACATTGAATGAATCTGtaccaaaataattatttaaatttttatttcagctattttttaaGCAACCTTAGATGTTTAGATTAGATGTTTTATGTAAGTACAGCTTGTTTTAAGTAAAGTACaatcctaaaaatatataaaatatatttcaacactTTCAAGGAATAGGCCTATGCGTGTTTTAGTAAGTTTTTGGATGTTTGCAAGTTAACAAAATTTGGGTActgtgttttaaatgtgtgtcaAAATTAGGAGGTATGAAAAGGAATTAGTGTTAAATGTAATTAGACAATTTCCACTAGATATATCTGTTATCTAAAATGGACTAGCAGCTGAAAAGTTCATGGGATAACTAAACTGCACCTATCTATAATTATATCTGCTCCAATAATTTAATAACCTAATTTCTCCAACCAATGACTTTGAAGATTTGCCTTGTATTTTATAGTGCAAGGTGTATATGTAGGCTACACGTACAATCATCATTTACTTGTACGAAACTGGATATTCCTATATTGGCTTTAAACAGATGTGACcgcttcaaaataaaagctctataGTAGTTCAGAAAGAATGCATGCCGTTCCACCTTTTCACCAGCACAAGTGATGCATTAACTTCGATAACCCTTTTTTTGTTACTGTATCCCCAATTTTACATAATTAGACAAGGTTTGCCTTTCTATAACCATCTAATTGCAACAGTATGGTTTCAGCATGGTTGAAAATGTGAGAAGTTATTCTAAGGGGTCATTTCTTCAGGGTATTGCCAAGATAGAGAATGACTCCCACCTGTGAAAAGTAAAACTACTGTGAATTCAAACCTACACTagttctaacaatatacactgtgtgtgtgtgtgtgtgtgtgtgtgtgtgatcgtgtATGTTAATGTCAGAATTAAGAAAAAAGTCTTAGAGCTTGTTTCCAGAGCACAAATCAAgactctgccaaaaaaaaaaaaaaaaaaaaaaggcaaagtcTGGGGAGGTGTTTGAGAAATTGTCTAAttttattgctaaataaatacacCGATTACttccaaaaataataacaacctCCATGAACAGAGTAATGAAATtatggcaataataataaataataaaaataattaaggaTTGAGCAATTCGTAAAGTCAACCGAAGATGCTAGATAATTTCAGATATCTAATTATGTCAGTGAACACCCCTAAAATCATGTTGTGTTTCAGCATAAGGAAACAGTTATCCAGCCAAGCATGTATGTTATAGTTGCTCGTTAGGGGGTGGAGAAAGATATCACACTCTTGTGTGCTGCTCTTGAAGGGGTTCCGTGTGTGTAGTTTCTCTGGTGGTCAGTGTGGGGTCATGTTGAGATATGTTCATCTTCCTCTGGCTCTCATCCTGCTCTTCATAAAACATCAGATTAGGTTTTCTGAGAATCAGGGGAGGCTGAACCTGAACTCATCACACACATAAATCCTTTGTTCTTCTCCATGAGGGGAGCTGTGGAATGAAAAAGATCTTTCCAGTCTTAGTTTAATCTCTTTAACTGACACATTAAAAGcgaaaaattaatgaaaacactgTCAATGTGTTTTCTGATGAGTTTTAGCGAGCTTATACATTAAATTCAGATCTTATTGGAAAAAAGTTAGCTCTAACCCAGAGATTTCGAAGTCTTTTGATCCTGTTCACAAGAAATCAGTCCTTTCTGTACAGAACAATCTATGTATGTTGTTTAGTGTTTGTGGGTTTCTAATTGATTGGGATTCTCATCAATTCCACCCTCAATCAAGAGCACATCTACTACAACTTGATAGCCAAATtcaaaccagaaaaaaacaaaaacaaacatattgcACTGATATTAAAAGATTTTATCATGCATTTCCTTGCTAGCTGGACACACAACAATTTTTTTCTGGGAAACACAACAAAGTCAACTTTATGAAATTTACTTAATGCCTgtgtaaataacaaaacatgaaaaacaaaatctgttttgCTTATTGTAGCTGTGTATAGTCCAAAATCCAGTATTTCATACAGGCTCAGATAAAACACAGCTACCAGAACTGGTATTTATTAAAGATGTTTCCATAAACCATTGTGTAAACATTTAACTCTGTTTTGCTTGTCCTCTCTTTCCTAGGAGCCTCTGAACTAAGCTGCCGGGAGCTGCGTTCTACACGCTACATTACAGATGGATCTTGTCGCAGTGTCAAACCTGTGAAGGAACTGGTGTGTTCTGGTCAGTGCCTTCCAGCTCACCTTATGCCAAACTCAATTCTAAGGGGAAAATGGTGGAGAAGCAGTTCATCTGATTTTCGCTGCATTCCCGCTCACTCCCGCACCCAGCGGATACAGCTCCAGTGTCCTAACGGACCCAACCGGACATACAAAATCAGAGTAGTCACATCTTGCAAGTGCAAACGCTACACTCGCCATCACAACCAATCGGACGTCAAGGAGTTGTCCACCAAGAAGCCCCGACGCAATAAGAAACACCGTAGCAAAGTGCCATCAGTCAACAGCAATTCGTACTGAGGGGAAAACATAAACTGATACAGAAACTCTTTCCtgcacacatacaaatacacctATAGACATATCCACACATATTTCAGAAACTGCAATCCTAAACTACAAGGGAAGGAATAAACACATTAGCTTTTAACAAACTTCTTGGTGTGCCAACAAGTTTCCAATGTATTTCAGATGTCTCACTGTTTGTGTGTGCTCTTGAGCTGAAATAGTCGCAGTTTGATCACAGAATGCCAGCGGACTAATGGACACTTGAGTAAAAGACGTAGGCTGTTATGTGAGATTAGTTCAGGGAATGTGATAGCtcatgatttttggaggaaagaGGAATAACTCCATATATTCTTGCCCAAGCAGGTCATTTCAAGTTTGAAGTTCATTAAAAGGGTAAGCTAACTACGGGGAAACACACTGAGCGCTCAACCGATCCACCAAGCGCTCATGTGAATGTTTGCGTACCAGATTTGTCATCTTTTGGGACTGGGAGCAGTGTGTGATTTGACCGTCCACCCGTGTCGGGCCCAAAAGACACGCCGCTGCTGACAGATCGCTGAGGCCCAATTCTTAACCTTGGTCAGTTTTATCACATGTGAGTTTCTGCAACTTCACATTTCCACATGAATCTGATCGGAACTGGCAGTTATGGAGAGTTGTGTCAGCCCTCTGTGGTCCAAGTCCCTGGAGGTCAAGAACCGCAAACGATATTCCTGTGACTTGTCCTAATTACCAAATAGTTCCATTCCTGTGTTTAGGATTTGAGTCATAAAAAGCTATTTCCTCTAGACATGGTCAGTTCCTGTTTGTTAGAACAACCGAAAAAGAGGCCCACATGTGTGCAAGAATCTGCAGCAATTCCTCGCGGGTAAATAACCTTTCTGCACCCTCCTTCAATGGAAACCATTTGGAGATATTCAGCTATCTGCAATCGCTAGTAGGTTACCTATTTCCATTACTGAAGTCTACAGCAAAGATGTCATCCTTCTTGTCTTGTGACTGTAAAAGGAGAGACAAATAAGTGAACCAAACTTTGAAATTGTGGTCTGGATGTCGATTTTTACACAGGATAAAGAGATAAGAGAATgccagttgtttttgttttttttccaatttttttttttattgtgtatttgaaATAGCAACTGGAAGGGATTTTTATAATGTAAGCAGACTTTCCATGAATAGAAACTTGTACATACTATACCTGTGCGGCCTCATTGAGTGGTATCCTTCTCCAACGAATGGATAAACACTCTCTGTCCGACCAAAAGACCATTGCAAAGAATGAATtgcgtatttattttttttaaatttcatcatttaaattatttatgcaaTCCTTTTGTAGAAAATAATAGCCATTATTGTACTATATGTAATTATAGCGAATTTCATAATGAGAAAGAGTACATGAATAAAGTTAAGCAACATATATATGTGAAAAGAAGTGTGTTTGTTATCATTCTTGTCAGATTGCTTTGACAGATCCTTTCTCCTCTTGGGCTGTCCCTGCACGCTAAATCCATCCCTCAATGAGCCCTCTGTAAACAATATTCCACAATTAGGAAGTAGAGGCTTTGTAGCACTTTAGAATCTCTAATACACCTTTACAAAAGGCGAGAAAAGGAAAGAATCCCCTCGTCAGACAGGAACAGTACAGTCACAACAGAAACAGCTCTTTTTATCCGGTATAGTGAACTCAACCCACAGGCTTCcattcatctgtttgtttgtttaagcttGCAGAGTCTGAGCCATAGATTGACAAGGAAATGTGTATTGGCAGACTTCTAATTTTGTCTGTTGCACACTTAAGTGCTTCCTCATGATGAAATTCTCTGTATTAGTCTAACTGGGTCCAGGCTGCTCAGTACATAAACTACATGGAGTCATTATGCTGTAAAACCAACAAATTTACTTTTTATACATGTCCGAAGTGTTTCTTATATTGTGACTAAAAGATGAAACACTGGGGAAACAATctaaactaaatgattttcatttcttTACAACATCTATTGAGaacatattttaattcaattctaaaATAATCGTCCCAAATTCATGGCCATTTGACATGCCATGCTTTCGCTCAAAAGTAGCTGGCAGGCAGAAGGATTTTCAAGTAATTCAAGAACAAGTGCTTGAATGTGTCACTTGAGTAGTTCCTGAATAAATTGATGCTGACAAAGCATCTGACCTGAGTTACAGCCGCTGTTTGCAGTCGTTACTCGGCAGGGACCTGGCACGGACCTCCACAGCCACAGGGAAAGCaggagtgtgtgagagaggtcAGCTGGGACTCACTCCTTAGTGTGTGTTTAACACTTTTGTGCCTGCTCCACAGTATCTCAGACGCCACAGCACTGCTCAGACACTCAACTCCTCCAGAGACCTTGTCGGTCAGATCAGGCAATAGCTGGGTATGCacttctgaatgtaataaaagttgttttttttcttaacccTATACTTTTGTCCTTGGGTCtattttgatctgttttttttttttttttttggt contains:
- the LOC109058216 gene encoding sclerostin-like, translated to MQVSLALVHCSARLLLLLGCFTAAHGWRALKNDATEIIPEYTEDTNRPEEQIQLSDNNTMNRAKNGGRRSSANSRTYRASELSCRELRSTRYITDGSCRSVKPVKELVCSGQCLPAHLMPNSILRGKWWRSSSSDFRCIPAHSRTQRIQLQCPNGPNRTYKIRVVTSCKCKRYTRHHNQSDVKELSTKKPRRNKKHRSKVPSVNSNSY